Proteins encoded together in one Camarhynchus parvulus chromosome 12, STF_HiC, whole genome shotgun sequence window:
- the SMIM4 gene encoding small integral membrane protein 4 gives MLVSERLKRLLRLVPGERRFGFYRFLPFFFVLGGAMEWFMINVRIGKETFYDVYRRKQSERQYEARMEKGEFSES, from the exons ATGCTGGTGAGCGAGAGGCTGAAGCGCCTTTTGAGGCTGGTGCCCGGGGAGCGGCGCTTTGGCTTTTACAGGTTCCTGCCCTTCTTCTTTGTGCTCGGCGGAGCCATGGAGTGGTTCATGATCAACGTCCGCATCGGCAAAGAGACCTTCT ATGATGTTTACCGTAGGAAACAATCTGAAAGACAGTACGAGGCAAGGATGGAGAAAGGGgaattttcagaaagctga